A DNA window from Hordeum vulgare subsp. vulgare chromosome 1H, MorexV3_pseudomolecules_assembly, whole genome shotgun sequence contains the following coding sequences:
- the LOC123412556 gene encoding transcription factor MYB36-like, with the protein MGRAPCCDKATVKRGPWSPEEDAMLKAYIEERGTGNNWIALPHKIGLKRCGKSCRLRWLNYLRPNIKHGDFTPEEDSTICKLYISIGSRWSIIAAQLPGRTDNDVKNYWNTKLKKRLLGGRRKDRGTGTQQHRQGELDGANNDGEQQPLSASAMERIQLCMQLQEMQNPLSSISNPLHLWQPSSHHQMAATAHSNSNSSRSSSFDVTVAAEQGQSSSLNDQHLGGQQQLETRATADGLASPSSAGNSNIVTIEAELQELIYSAAATTTVTQQGDVDWWSYDQGKSPVNCWDFTPETSSVLQDYAAEVYDM; encoded by the exons ATGGGGAGGGCGCCGTGCTGTGACAAGGCGACGGTGAAGAGGGGGCCATGGTCACCGGAGGAGGATGCGATGCTCAAGGCCTACATTGAGGAGCGTGGCACCGGCAACAACTGGATTGCACTGCCACACAAGATTG GGCTGAAGAGATGCGGCAAGAGCTGCAGGCTGAGGTGGCTGAACTACCTGAGGCCTAACATAAAGCACGGGGACTTCACCCCAGAGGAGGACAGCACCATCTGCAAGCTCTACATTAGCATCGGAAGCAG GTGGTCAATCATCGCCGCACAGCTGCCAGGAAGGACCGACAACGACGTCAAGAACTACTGGAACACCAAGCTCAAGAAGAGGCTCCTCGGCGGCCGCCGCAAGGACCGCGGCACAGGCACGCAGCAACACCGCCAGGGCGAGCTGGACGGCGCAAACAACGACGGCGAGCAGCAGCCGCTGAGCGCGTCGGCCATGGAGAGGATCCAGCTCTGCATGCAGCTGCAGGAAATGCAGAACCCCCTCAGCAGCATCAGCAACCCCTTGCACCTGTGGCAGCCTAGCAGCCATCATCAGATGGCCGCCACGGcccacagcaacagcaacagcagccgcAGCAGCAGCTTCGATGTAACAGTAGCTGCTGAGCAGGGACAGTCCAGCTCTCTGAACGATCAGCACCTCGGCGGACAGCAGCAGCTTGAGACGAGAGCCACCGCGGACGGCCTGGCCTCGCCGTCGAGCGCGGGCAACTCCAACATCGTAACCATCGAAGCCGAGCTTCAGGAACTTATCTACagcgcggcggcgacgacgaccgtCACGCAGCAAGGGGACGTGGACTGGTGGAGCTATGACCAGGGCAAGTCCCCTGTGAACTGCTGGGACTTCACCCCTGAAACCAGCTCGGTTCTTCAGGACTACGCAGCTGAGGTGTATGACATGTGA